One Nilaparvata lugens isolate BPH unplaced genomic scaffold, ASM1435652v1 scaffold6439, whole genome shotgun sequence DNA segment encodes these proteins:
- the LOC120356304 gene encoding uncharacterized protein LOC120356304 encodes MPDTFSGCAQVKAVHASALLGTAIVAVVDQYNRSQLLRAVLDCGSMRSIITTRAAQQLGITIMPAHIQINGISEQATAVKGTTHLTLLSRPQFNTFLQTEALVLEQIAGDLPAFPISSELKTSLSHLDLADPGFDQPNRIDLLIGADIYPNVFVSSANAIIPGNPAAFATIFGYVLSGKLNIEDSPAPLHQMQLICTMFAREEPLAEVMNKFWETEDVQINAKLLSPEDELCEQLYESTTYRNDEGRYVVALPFKPSVPVLVSNRKQAYRSHLGLLKRLENSSELKKKYDNFMTEYHELGHLELAKSASDYVIPHHAVFKNKDPTQKIRVVFNASSKDTNGHSLNENLLPGPKLQSNIIQVLTKFRTYKYIVLSDCKQMYRQILLRPEDCRHQHVFWKPNYHEPAKEFELKTVTYGLTSSAYLAQRTLQQLVKDEGEAFPLASKVLTSQTYVDDLLGGSNNFSEAQTLISELIELLSLGSFELRKWNSNTPELIANLPAEFLENQDCMFDDNATAKVLGIVYSPLADNFRYFISPFNGQITKRTVLSFIARVYDPLGWLTPLIMLFKLFMRTLWSQQLAWDTEVPASLRAHWELITAEISRLDNVVIPRLLACNRSTTRLLGFADASEKGFAACIYIHEETENRYVNCRLIAAKSHVAPLKTMTIPRLELMGCLLLARLLSAILPTLSEYDLQEIRLYTDSKTALDWINTPTYKLQIFVANRVQQITQLTKLESWHHVTSANNCADIASRGLTPAEIVSCHDWWHTTNAFRCLATDFPVSNHLVSNIVPEMKTNPLYILATVEEPIENRLYTAIERVSKFGKLCRIFVYILRFVNRIKPARYEYR; translated from the coding sequence ATGCCGGACACCTTCAGTGGCTGTGCACAAGTGAAAGCTGTACACGCTTCTGCTTTACTGGGCACCGCTATCGTTGCCGTTGTTGATCAATACAACCGATCACAATTACTACGTGCTGTATTGGATTGTGGCTCCATGAGATCGATTATCACTACCCGAGCTGCCCAGCAACTTGGTATCACCATCATGCCCGCACACATTCAGATTAATGGTATCTCTGAACAAGCGACCGCTGTAAAAGGTACCACTCATTTGACACTGCTATCTCGACCGCAGTTTAACACCTTTCTCCAAACTGAAGCCCTTGTCTTAGAGCAAATAGCTGGTGACCTACCCGCTTTTCCAATCAGCAGTGAGCTCAAAACCTCACTTTCACATTTGGATCTCGCTGACCCTGGTTTTGACCAACCCAATAGGATAGACCTCTTGATTGGAGCTGACATTTATCCTAATGTATTTGTTTCTTCCGCCAATGCTATTATACCAGGAAATCCCGCTGCCTTCGCCACTATATTTGGCTATGTTCTGAGTGGAAAGCTAAATATTGAGGACTCGCCTGCTCCGCTTCATCAGATGCAACTTATCTGCACCATGTTTGCCCGCGAAGAACCGCTTGCTGAGGTCATGAACAAGTTTTGGGAGACTGAAGATGTCCAAATAAATGCGAAACTCTTATCACCTGAAGATGAACTCTGTGAACAGCTCTATGAGTCCACTACCTACCGCAATGATGAAGGCAGATATGTAGTCGCACTCCCCTTCAAGCCTAGCGTGCCTGTTCTTGTTTCAAACCGCAAGCAAGCTTATCGAAGTCACCTTGGATTATTAAAACGCTTGGAAAATTCTTCGGAACTAAAGAAGAAATACGACAACTTCATGACAGAATATCATGAGCTTGGCCATTTGGAACTTGCCAAATCCGCTTCTGACTATGTGATTCCACACcatgcagtttttaaaaataaggacCCCACTCAGAAAATCAGGGTGGTGTTTAATGCTTCCAGCAAGGATACCAATGGGCATTCACTAAATGAGAATTTGTTACCAGGGCCAAAACTGCAGtccaatattattcaagtattgACCAAATTCCGCACTTACAAGTACATTGTCCTTTCTGATTGCAAGCAGATGTATCGCCAGATTTTGTTAAGGCCTGAAGACTGCCGTCACCAACATGTTTTTTGGAAACCTAATTATCATGAACCTGCAAAAGAATTTGAACTTAAAACCGTAACCTATGGGCTTACTTCCAGTGCTTATTTAGCGCAACGCACATTGCAACAACTTGTCAAGGATGAAGGAGAAGCATTCCCTCTGGCAAGTAAAGTTTTAACAAGTCAAACTTATGTTGATGACCTGCTGGGAGGaagtaacaatttttctgaagCACAAACGCTTATTTCTGAACTGATTGAGTTATTGTCGCTTGGCTCCTTTGAACTTCGGAAATGGAACTCTAATACTCCTGAATTGATCGCTAACTTGCCTGCagaatttttggaaaatcaagATTGTATGTTTGATGACAACGCTACTGCAAAAGTTCTTGGAATTGTCTACAGCCCGCTCGCGGACAACTTTCGCTATTTCATTTCTCCTTTTAATGGGCAAATCACTAAAAGAACCGTTCTATCATTCATCGCTCGAGTCTACGACCCCCTTGGGTGGCTCACTCCTCTCATAATGCTGTTCAAGCTATTCATGCGCACGCTGTGGTCTCAGCAATTAGCTTGGGACACTGAGGTTCCAGCCTCACTTCGAGCTCATTGGGAGCTGATTACCGCTGAAATTTCCCGTTTGGACAATGTTGTAATCCCGCGTTTACTCGCCTGTAACCGCTCTACTACCCGGCTGCTTGGATTCGCCGATGCCTCCGAAAAGGGGTTTGCTGCTTGTATATATATTCATGAAGAGACTGAAAATAGATATGTTAACTGCCGTCTCATAGCCGCCAAAAGTCATGTCGCCCCGCTGAAAACTATGACAATTCCACGCCTGGAATTGATGGGTTGTTTGCTGCTTGCTCGTTTACTATCCGCCATCTTACCTACGCTGTCCGAATATGATTTACAAGAAATTCGACTCTACACCGATTCCAAGACTGCCTTGGATTGGATCAACACACCCACATACAAATTGCAGATTTTTGTTGCCAACAGAGTACAGCAAATTACTCAGTTAACAAAACTTGAGTCATGGCATCACGTTACTTCTGCTAACAACTGTGCAGATATTGCTTCGAGAGGCTTGACTCCCGCTGAAATCGTCTCCTGCCATGATTGGTGGCACACTACCAATGCGTTTCGTTGTCTCGCCACTGACTTTCCCGTGTCCAATCATCTTGTTTCCAACATTGTACCTGAGATGAAAACTAACCCGCTGTACATTCTCGCTACTGTTGAAGAACCAATTGAGAATCGTTTGTATACCGCTATAGAACGTGTATCCAAATTTGGAAAGCTATGTCGTATTTTTGTCTACATACTAAGATTTGTCAACCGCATCAAACCAGCCCGTTATGAATATCGCTGA